In Elusimicrobiota bacterium, a genomic segment contains:
- a CDS encoding antitoxin, with amino-acid sequence MKKTNLSRSEKAIERALLRGEYRPVKQAEFNRIAEAVARRKKDAVLNIRVNSQDLASIKEKARRMGIPYQSFVSELIHQYAA; translated from the coding sequence ATGAAAAAGACCAATCTCAGCCGAAGCGAGAAGGCCATCGAGCGGGCATTGCTTCGTGGCGAGTATCGTCCCGTGAAACAGGCGGAATTCAACCGGATCGCCGAAGCTGTAGCCAGACGCAAGAAGGATGCCGTCTTGAATATCCGCGTCAACAGCCAGGACTTGGCAAGCATCAAGGAAAAGGCCAGACGAATGGGCATCCCGTACCAGAGCTTCGTTTCGGAGTTGATCCATCAGTACGCGGCTTGA
- a CDS encoding thiamine pyrophosphate-dependent enzyme, producing the protein MARENKAPDRGELFRQGLLIRAVERRLLDLFEQGKLSGTIHTCIGQELCAAALGPALGEGDIVVAPHRCHGHYLARTNDVEGLIAEVMGKRTGASGGRGGSQHIGARNFFSSGVQGGMVPVTAGMALALKLSGRQDIAVAVIGDGTLGEGVVYETLNIAAKWELPLLVVLENNLYAQSTPQSQSLAGDILSRAAAFGIGIFRADTWDHAALAQRCAEVVRRVREAGKPIFFVVDTYRLMAHSKGDDDRDPAEIKGYWEKDPLERFTRDEPEAAEPLLAEATARVEAAVAKAEAAAAAEPHDDDEDPEGFAPCAWKPGGFSSDERCAALLNSALRRNLKRDERVVLIGEDIEAPYGGAFKVTKELSSEFPGRVRNTPISEAAIVGLGSGLAAEGFLPVVEIMFGDFLALAADQFINQAAKFRFMYGCRDRMPLVVRAPMGGRRGYGPTHSQSLEKHFLGIPGTLVLALNGRTDPGALYDTLISTVDRPTLVVENKLLYGARFSKPVPQGFTLETSDERYPTVRLRPQGAADLTLFCYGGMLPEAEAALETLFEEHDILCELVCPTQLYPFNSFPVLDSVRRTGRLLVVEEGQAFAALGSEVLAKVAEAAPGVLKRAGRLAAARHPIPAAPNLEAEALPGARHIVLKAKELVHGQ; encoded by the coding sequence ATGGCCCGCGAGAACAAGGCCCCGGACCGCGGCGAGCTCTTCCGCCAGGGCCTGCTCATCCGCGCCGTGGAGCGGCGCCTGCTGGACCTCTTCGAGCAGGGCAAGCTATCCGGCACCATCCACACCTGCATCGGCCAGGAACTCTGCGCCGCGGCCCTGGGCCCGGCCTTGGGCGAGGGCGACATCGTGGTGGCCCCGCACCGCTGCCACGGCCACTACTTGGCGCGCACCAACGACGTTGAAGGGCTCATCGCCGAGGTCATGGGCAAGCGCACCGGCGCCAGCGGGGGCCGCGGCGGCAGCCAGCACATCGGGGCCCGCAACTTCTTCAGCAGCGGGGTGCAGGGCGGCATGGTCCCGGTCACGGCCGGCATGGCGCTGGCGCTGAAGCTCTCCGGCCGCCAGGACATCGCCGTGGCCGTCATCGGCGACGGGACCTTGGGCGAAGGGGTGGTCTACGAGACCCTGAACATCGCGGCCAAGTGGGAGCTGCCCTTGCTGGTGGTCCTGGAGAACAACCTTTACGCCCAGAGCACGCCCCAGTCCCAGAGCCTGGCCGGCGACATCTTGAGCCGCGCCGCGGCCTTCGGCATCGGCATATTCCGCGCCGACACCTGGGACCACGCCGCCTTGGCGCAGCGCTGCGCCGAGGTCGTGCGCCGCGTGCGCGAGGCCGGCAAGCCGATCTTCTTCGTGGTGGACACCTACCGGCTCATGGCCCATTCCAAGGGCGACGACGACCGCGACCCGGCAGAGATCAAGGGCTATTGGGAAAAGGACCCTTTGGAGCGCTTCACCCGCGACGAGCCGGAGGCGGCGGAGCCTCTGCTCGCCGAGGCCACGGCGCGGGTCGAGGCCGCGGTGGCCAAGGCCGAGGCCGCTGCCGCAGCCGAGCCGCACGATGACGACGAGGACCCGGAGGGCTTCGCGCCTTGCGCCTGGAAGCCGGGGGGGTTCTCCAGCGACGAGAGGTGCGCGGCCCTGCTCAACTCCGCCCTGCGCCGCAACCTCAAGCGCGACGAGCGCGTCGTCCTCATCGGCGAGGACATCGAAGCGCCCTACGGCGGGGCCTTCAAGGTCACCAAGGAGCTCAGCTCCGAGTTCCCCGGCCGGGTGCGCAACACGCCCATCTCCGAGGCGGCCATCGTGGGCCTGGGCAGCGGGCTGGCTGCGGAGGGCTTCCTGCCTGTCGTGGAGATCATGTTCGGCGACTTCCTGGCTTTGGCCGCGGACCAGTTCATCAACCAGGCCGCCAAGTTCCGCTTCATGTACGGCTGCCGGGACCGCATGCCGCTGGTGGTGCGCGCGCCCATGGGCGGCCGGCGCGGCTACGGGCCGACGCACAGCCAGTCCTTGGAGAAGCACTTCCTGGGCATCCCCGGCACGCTGGTGCTGGCTCTCAACGGCCGCACCGACCCGGGCGCGCTTTACGACACCTTGATCTCCACCGTGGACCGGCCGACCTTGGTGGTGGAGAACAAGCTGCTCTACGGCGCGCGCTTCTCCAAGCCCGTGCCCCAGGGCTTCACGCTGGAGACCAGCGACGAGCGCTATCCCACGGTCCGTTTGCGGCCGCAGGGCGCGGCGGACCTGACGCTCTTCTGCTACGGCGGCATGCTCCCCGAGGCGGAAGCGGCCCTGGAGACTCTTTTCGAGGAGCACGACATCCTCTGCGAGCTGGTCTGCCCCACGCAACTCTATCCCTTCAACTCCTTCCCGGTGCTCGACTCGGTGCGGCGCACGGGGCGGCTGCTGGTCGTTGAGGAAGGACAGGCTTTCGCGGCCTTGGGCAGCGAGGTCCTGGCCAAGGTGGCGGAGGCCGCGCCGGGAGTCTTGAAGCGCGCCGGGCGCTTGGCCGCGGCGCGCCATCCCATCCCGGCCGCGCCGAACCTCGAAGCCGAGGCCCTGCCCGGGGCCAGGCATATCGTGCTAAAGGCAAAGGAACTGGTCCATGGCCAATGA
- a CDS encoding aminotransferase class I/II-fold pyridoxal phosphate-dependent enzyme codes for MSGNTIRKRKGGPVAHTLSSIRPARRTAGITYAVRDVVALAHEVAKTGKEMLFLNIGDPNRFDFETPPHLIEAVLKAMRDNHNGYSPSSGIPAAVKAVEREAARHGIANIRDVFVTSGGSEAIEVCLTALVDKGDNVLIPYPGYPLYEAVLAKLEAVAKPYFLSEEKGWQPDVEDIRKRIDDKTRALVLINPNNPTGVVYQRETLRKILALAASKGVLVFADEIYDKMILGGQEHVSIASLDPEAPVITFNGLSKGFLAPGWRIGWGVVSGHSALLKDYVAAINKLLRARLCASHPMQHAITAALDGQKEFIAHVREKLVRRRDITHEMLNSAPGISCVKADAAFYAFPKLDIKGSDEEFVKGLIRETGVVTVHGSGFGEKPGTKHLRVVFLPQEEVLRKAYASLLDYLKKNRKG; via the coding sequence ATGAGCGGAAACACCATCCGCAAACGCAAAGGAGGCCCTGTGGCGCATACCCTTTCCTCTATCCGGCCGGCCCGGCGCACGGCCGGCATCACCTACGCGGTGCGCGACGTGGTGGCCTTGGCCCACGAGGTGGCCAAGACCGGCAAGGAGATGCTCTTCCTCAACATCGGCGACCCGAACCGCTTCGACTTCGAGACGCCGCCGCACCTCATCGAGGCGGTCTTGAAGGCCATGCGCGACAACCACAACGGCTATTCGCCGTCCTCCGGCATACCGGCCGCGGTCAAGGCGGTCGAGCGCGAGGCCGCGCGCCACGGGATCGCCAACATCCGCGACGTGTTCGTGACCAGCGGGGGCAGCGAGGCCATCGAGGTCTGCCTGACGGCCTTGGTGGACAAGGGCGACAACGTGCTCATCCCTTATCCGGGCTATCCGCTCTACGAGGCGGTGCTGGCCAAGCTCGAGGCCGTGGCCAAGCCTTACTTCCTCTCCGAGGAGAAGGGCTGGCAGCCGGACGTGGAGGACATCCGCAAGCGCATCGACGACAAGACCCGGGCGCTCGTGCTCATCAACCCGAACAATCCGACCGGCGTGGTCTACCAGCGCGAGACCTTGCGCAAGATCCTGGCGCTGGCCGCGTCCAAGGGCGTGCTGGTCTTCGCCGACGAGATCTACGACAAGATGATCCTCGGCGGCCAGGAGCATGTCTCCATCGCGTCCTTGGACCCGGAGGCGCCGGTCATCACGTTCAACGGGCTTTCCAAGGGCTTTTTGGCTCCGGGCTGGCGCATCGGCTGGGGCGTGGTGAGCGGCCATTCGGCTCTCCTGAAAGATTACGTGGCGGCGATCAACAAGCTGCTGCGCGCGCGGCTGTGCGCTAGCCATCCGATGCAGCACGCGATCACCGCGGCCCTGGACGGGCAGAAGGAGTTCATCGCGCATGTCCGCGAGAAGCTGGTCCGGCGGCGCGACATCACGCATGAGATGCTCAACTCCGCGCCGGGCATCTCCTGCGTCAAGGCCGACGCGGCGTTCTACGCATTCCCCAAGCTCGACATCAAGGGCTCGGACGAGGAGTTCGTCAAGGGGCTGATCCGTGAGACGGGGGTGGTGACGGTGCACGGCTCGGGCTTCGGGGAGAAGCCGGGGACCAAGCATCTGCGCGTGGTGTTCCTGCCGCAGGAAGAGGTCCTGCGCAAGGCCTACGCAAGCCTGCTGGACTACCTCAAGAAGAACCGGAAGGGCTGA
- a CDS encoding type II toxin-antitoxin system Phd/YefM family antitoxin, producing the protein MNRIVPISHARAHLPELVASLGQKKRDRIVITRNGTASAVLVSPEELETLEILADKKLMASLLKAKEDEHAKRFIEHKAIFGNA; encoded by the coding sequence ATGAACAGAATCGTCCCGATTTCCCATGCGCGGGCGCACCTGCCTGAGCTTGTCGCTTCCCTCGGGCAGAAGAAGCGCGACCGCATCGTCATCACCCGCAACGGCACCGCCTCGGCCGTCCTCGTGTCTCCCGAAGAACTGGAAACCCTAGAAATCCTGGCCGACAAAAAGCTCATGGCATCTCTCCTAAAGGCCAAGGAAGATGAGCATGCCAAACGTTTCATCGAGCACAAAGCCATCTTCGGGAACGCCTAA
- a CDS encoding PfkB family carbohydrate kinase: protein MAKRFDCVCVGLSTVDVLALLDRRLREDEKLAARRIVVDGGGPAGTAACAAAGCGLKTAVLSCIGRDLWSDFIREGLRRFGVSTRFIQTTPSISTPVSLIAVNRRNASRTIIWNNQNVHRQRLSVPMLLRQGLLQTRCLHFDGHLMKLSVNLARLARSRGILTSYDCGSVKPGWEGLAALSDVFIASHKFSRQLGLPIPQAVRRLRRRFGFQIAVTAGEKGFYYFAESSGRVEHVPQKRYAALDTTGCGDVFHGAFLARYLKARDFRAALVFAQAAAGQKTLRLGGRAGIPGPRQTC from the coding sequence GTGGCCAAGCGCTTCGACTGCGTCTGCGTGGGCCTGAGCACCGTTGACGTGCTGGCCCTGCTGGACCGGCGCCTGCGCGAGGACGAGAAGCTGGCCGCGCGGCGCATCGTGGTGGACGGCGGCGGGCCGGCCGGCACCGCGGCCTGCGCCGCGGCCGGCTGCGGCCTGAAGACCGCGGTCCTCTCCTGCATAGGCCGCGACCTCTGGTCCGACTTTATCCGGGAGGGCTTGCGGCGCTTCGGCGTCTCCACCCGGTTCATCCAGACGACCCCGTCCATTTCCACGCCGGTCTCGCTCATCGCGGTCAACCGCCGCAACGCTTCCCGCACCATCATCTGGAACAACCAGAACGTGCACAGACAGCGCCTTTCCGTGCCCATGCTCCTGCGCCAGGGCCTGCTCCAGACGCGCTGCCTGCACTTCGACGGCCACCTCATGAAGCTCTCCGTGAATCTGGCCCGGCTGGCCCGGAGTCGCGGCATCCTCACCTCGTACGATTGCGGCTCGGTCAAGCCCGGCTGGGAAGGTCTCGCGGCCCTGAGCGACGTGTTCATCGCCTCGCACAAGTTCTCGCGCCAGCTCGGCCTGCCCATCCCGCAGGCGGTGCGCCGCCTGCGCCGCAGGTTCGGCTTCCAGATCGCGGTGACCGCGGGCGAGAAGGGCTTCTACTACTTCGCGGAGTCCAGCGGCCGCGTGGAGCATGTCCCCCAGAAGCGCTACGCGGCTCTGGACACCACCGGCTGCGGGGACGTGTTCCACGGCGCCTTCCTCGCCCGTTACCTCAAAGCGCGGGATTTCAGGGCCGCCCTCGTCTTCGCCCAGGCCGCGGCCGGACAGAAGACCCTGCGCCTGGGCGGCCGGGCCGGCATCCCCGGCCCGCGCCAAACCTGCTAG
- a CDS encoding 2-oxo acid dehydrogenase subunit E2 has protein sequence MANEALTVFIPKEAVNDLTVRLSAWRAADREQVEAGRVIAEIETSKAVLELRAPAAGFLRRSLKEGCDVPVGGPLCFITQGAEDPVPELETEAAAPAEGGLVARLSRKAAELVKQHGIALERFAGKGLIREADVLALLGQPVHGPDMAAGVAAKAVTFKREALPKAKVAEARYLLSGSNALASSVSVACPTRGLRAAAARHPEWGASPAAAIVSEAARLLRKHPVFNAFYEDGAVNYYDEVNVGFAVDAGEGLKVPVIRDADKKDLGAIAREIQDILLAYTNGEITLEAASGGTFTVTDLSGEGVLSFQPLINHRQSAILGVGAEFRAPGSSEGFYQLILAFDHRLTEGRAAAQFLKDLRDKLSAYEAG, from the coding sequence ATGGCCAATGAAGCTTTGACGGTGTTCATCCCAAAAGAAGCGGTCAACGACCTGACCGTGCGGCTCTCGGCCTGGCGGGCCGCGGACCGGGAGCAAGTGGAGGCCGGACGGGTCATCGCGGAGATCGAGACCAGCAAGGCGGTGCTGGAACTGCGCGCTCCAGCGGCGGGATTTTTGCGCCGCTCGCTCAAAGAGGGCTGCGACGTGCCGGTGGGCGGCCCGCTGTGCTTCATCACGCAGGGCGCCGAGGACCCGGTCCCGGAGCTTGAGACCGAGGCCGCGGCCCCGGCTGAGGGCGGCTTGGTGGCGCGCTTGAGCCGCAAGGCCGCGGAATTGGTCAAGCAGCACGGCATCGCTTTGGAGAGGTTCGCGGGCAAGGGGCTCATCCGGGAGGCGGACGTGCTGGCGCTTCTGGGTCAGCCGGTGCACGGGCCGGATATGGCGGCCGGGGTGGCGGCCAAGGCCGTGACCTTCAAGCGCGAGGCCTTGCCCAAGGCCAAGGTGGCAGAAGCGCGCTACCTGCTCTCAGGCTCCAACGCCTTGGCCAGCTCAGTGAGCGTGGCCTGCCCGACGCGGGGCCTGCGCGCCGCCGCGGCGCGGCACCCGGAATGGGGCGCCAGCCCCGCAGCCGCTATCGTGTCCGAGGCCGCGCGGCTTCTGCGCAAGCATCCGGTCTTCAACGCCTTCTACGAGGACGGGGCCGTCAACTACTACGACGAGGTGAACGTGGGCTTTGCCGTGGACGCGGGCGAGGGCTTGAAGGTGCCGGTGATCCGCGACGCGGACAAGAAGGACTTGGGCGCCATCGCGCGCGAGATACAGGACATCCTGCTGGCTTACACCAACGGGGAGATCACCTTGGAGGCGGCCTCGGGGGGGACTTTCACGGTGACGGACCTTTCCGGCGAGGGCGTGCTCTCCTTCCAGCCGCTCATCAACCACCGGCAGTCCGCGATTCTGGGCGTGGGCGCGGAGTTCCGCGCGCCGGGCAGCTCCGAGGGGTTCTACCAGCTCATCCTGGCTTTCGACCACCGCCTGACCGAGGGCCGGGCCGCGGCGCAGTTCCTCAAGGACCTGCGCGACAAGCTCTCCGCGTACGAAGCGGGCTAG
- a CDS encoding U32 family peptidase: MELLAPAGDFACLQAALEAGADAVYLGLESLNARRRARNFSPDEFARAVAAAHAKGARVYLTLNIDLSERELGEAARILELARSCKADAVLIRDPALLALKPAFPELEFHLSTQACAASSADIRAAAELGLRRAVLARELSLAEISACSGIPGMGIEVFVQGALCCSVSGRCLLSSWAGGRSGNRGACTSPCRVPWTAAGEPAGTPLSMKDLAAWRSLKELRQAGVSALKIEGRLKNPDWVRRAVSLYRRALSGEAPETLAAEAERLGAVAGREHTSAYLEGKRDDLTGVWGRKKGEAPAEPAEAQADDSYDLDIEVEEKSLSCRCSFCGQARQWSLPKTKVVRQAKAVSLAEVLQDLSEKSVQGLRLGRRRASQPELLLPPRAANALKDRLSVELRLMRKKPDGKVKVELPEQVRKLLAKSAPSPENRLRLGDAPDRLRIEAGQFAAMRGSLPPGGAVVEGLSAEALETVSGHSKSVAAALPPIFFEADIPGLQALLEGCKRHGLSVEVNSLGGWLLAKEAGAAMEGGPGLPVLNSLAAKQLLDMGLRGVTISMEADREQIEEISKACPAPVSLVVYGRPPLMTTRARLRPELLGKDFADRRGIRMRPRLERGLWTFRPVEPFDWRGLRDPDIRAKHLVMDLVGCESPAAEWESSPRKDGSRFNYDRALF, encoded by the coding sequence ATGGAGCTTCTCGCCCCGGCCGGAGACTTCGCCTGCCTGCAAGCCGCCTTGGAAGCCGGCGCCGACGCCGTCTACCTCGGCCTGGAGAGCCTCAACGCCCGCCGCCGCGCCCGCAATTTCAGCCCCGACGAGTTCGCCCGCGCCGTGGCCGCGGCCCACGCCAAAGGCGCGCGCGTCTACCTGACCCTCAATATAGACCTCTCCGAGCGCGAGCTCGGCGAGGCCGCCCGCATCCTGGAGCTCGCCCGAAGCTGCAAGGCTGATGCCGTGCTCATCCGCGACCCCGCGCTTCTGGCGCTCAAGCCCGCCTTCCCCGAGCTCGAGTTCCACCTCAGCACCCAGGCCTGCGCAGCCAGCAGCGCGGATATCCGCGCCGCGGCCGAGCTCGGCCTGCGCCGCGCGGTCCTGGCCCGCGAGCTTTCTTTAGCCGAGATCTCCGCCTGCTCGGGCATCCCGGGTATGGGAATCGAAGTCTTCGTGCAGGGCGCCTTGTGCTGTTCCGTGTCCGGCCGCTGCCTGCTGTCGAGCTGGGCCGGAGGCCGCTCCGGCAACCGCGGCGCCTGCACCAGCCCCTGCCGCGTGCCCTGGACAGCGGCGGGGGAGCCGGCTGGGACGCCTCTATCGATGAAGGACCTCGCGGCCTGGCGGAGCCTGAAGGAATTGCGTCAGGCCGGAGTCTCCGCCCTCAAGATCGAAGGCCGGCTCAAGAACCCGGACTGGGTGCGGCGCGCGGTGAGCCTCTACCGCCGCGCCCTCTCCGGAGAGGCCCCCGAGACCCTGGCCGCGGAGGCGGAGCGCCTGGGCGCCGTGGCCGGCCGCGAGCACACCAGCGCCTATCTCGAAGGAAAACGGGATGACCTCACCGGAGTCTGGGGCCGCAAGAAGGGCGAGGCCCCGGCAGAGCCTGCCGAAGCTCAGGCCGACGACTCCTATGACCTCGACATCGAGGTCGAAGAGAAGAGCCTGTCCTGCCGATGCAGCTTCTGCGGACAGGCCCGGCAGTGGAGCCTGCCCAAGACCAAGGTCGTGCGGCAGGCCAAGGCCGTGTCTCTGGCCGAGGTGCTCCAGGACTTGTCCGAGAAGTCCGTCCAAGGCCTGAGGCTCGGCCGAAGGCGGGCCAGCCAGCCTGAACTGCTCCTGCCGCCCCGGGCCGCCAACGCCTTGAAGGACCGGCTCTCCGTCGAGCTGCGGCTCATGCGCAAGAAGCCGGACGGCAAGGTCAAAGTCGAGCTCCCTGAGCAGGTGCGCAAGCTCCTGGCCAAGTCCGCACCCAGTCCCGAGAACCGCCTGCGCCTCGGCGACGCTCCGGACCGGCTGCGCATCGAGGCCGGCCAGTTCGCGGCCATGCGCGGGTCTTTGCCGCCCGGCGGCGCCGTGGTGGAGGGGCTCTCGGCGGAGGCCCTGGAGACTGTGTCCGGACACAGCAAGTCCGTGGCCGCCGCACTGCCCCCCATCTTCTTCGAAGCCGATATCCCCGGACTCCAGGCGCTCTTGGAAGGCTGCAAACGCCATGGCCTGAGCGTGGAGGTCAACAGCCTGGGGGGCTGGCTTCTGGCCAAGGAGGCGGGCGCGGCCATGGAAGGCGGCCCCGGCCTGCCGGTCCTCAACTCCTTGGCCGCCAAACAGCTTCTGGACATGGGACTGCGCGGCGTGACCATCTCCATGGAGGCCGACCGCGAACAGATCGAAGAGATATCCAAGGCCTGCCCGGCGCCGGTGTCCCTCGTCGTCTACGGCCGGCCCCCTTTGATGACCACCCGCGCCCGACTGCGGCCCGAGCTGCTCGGCAAGGACTTCGCTGACCGCCGAGGCATCCGCATGCGGCCGCGCCTAGAACGGGGACTCTGGACGTTCAGGCCCGTGGAGCCCTTTGACTGGCGGGGCCTGCGCGATCCCGACATCCGGGCCAAGCACCTGGTCATGGACCTCGTGGGCTGCGAGTCGCCCGCCGCAGAATGGGAGTCCTCGCCCCGGAAAGACGGCAGCCGCTTCAATTACGACCGCGCTCTGTTCTAA
- a CDS encoding GNAT family N-acetyltransferase, whose translation MRRTMQPIATSYGEIRPWRDSDAPALVKYANNRKIWLNLRDGFPHPYTADSARAFLALVKSQAPTTFFALATAEEAIGSIGISLNKDVHRLTAEMGYWLAEPFWGKGFMTETVMKFTEQAMKEFGLARIYAEPYAGNAGSCRLLEKAGFTLEGRLRNSVIKDGKILDQFMYAKVKHDG comes from the coding sequence ATGAGAAGGACGATGCAGCCGATCGCGACTTCCTATGGCGAGATCCGGCCGTGGCGCGACAGCGATGCGCCCGCGCTGGTCAAATACGCGAACAACCGCAAGATCTGGCTGAACCTGCGCGACGGTTTCCCGCACCCTTACACGGCGGACAGCGCGCGCGCTTTCCTGGCCCTGGTGAAAAGCCAGGCTCCGACGACGTTCTTCGCCCTGGCCACGGCCGAAGAGGCGATCGGGAGCATCGGCATCAGCCTCAACAAGGACGTGCACCGCTTGACCGCGGAGATGGGCTATTGGCTGGCCGAGCCTTTCTGGGGCAAGGGCTTCATGACCGAGACGGTGATGAAGTTCACCGAGCAGGCGATGAAGGAGTTCGGCCTGGCGAGGATCTACGCCGAGCCATACGCCGGCAATGCGGGCTCCTGCCGGCTGTTGGAGAAGGCGGGATTCACCTTGGAAGGCCGACTGCGCAACAGTGTCATCAAGGACGGCAAGATCTTGGATCAATTCATGTACGCGAAGGTGAAACACGATGGCTGA
- the amrB gene encoding AmmeMemoRadiSam system protein B, with product MTATSCSRAEDHVKPAGLAGSWYPAGKDELSAMVDGFFAQVQSVPKGADIGVIISPHAGLVFSGPVAAYGWKAAQAKKISTIVILAPSHHISSSGASIWPDGAFLTPLGSIAVDAELAKKITGADKRFGFRRDVFEGAPGQAENSVETQLPLIQKAFPGAKIVPIIVGFPPDLDVLRALAGALAAALKGRDDVLVDVSVDQSHFHPLKDAQAIDARGLKAIEAMDVDRFWAGHEKGEMEVDGFHVVTAAMLYARLAGYTKAKVLKRATSADVTGDPSSVVGYASIMLYRDKKAVAAAFQAEKGVAPLSASQKSRLLAIARSTVEALVKTGHAPEVAETDKRLNAEEGAFVTLQKRGQLRGCIGNILGSGPLCKTVRAMAIAAASEDPRFPPVSADELKDIHIEVSVLSKPRAVKSADEIVLGKHGVIVSRGFSNRGVFLPQVATETGWSKERFLSELCSQKAGLPDDCWKTPGTTLEVFTAEVFGEKK from the coding sequence ATGACCGCGACCTCCTGCTCCCGAGCCGAAGACCATGTCAAGCCCGCCGGCCTGGCCGGGAGCTGGTATCCGGCCGGCAAGGACGAGTTGTCGGCCATGGTCGACGGGTTCTTCGCCCAGGTGCAGTCCGTGCCCAAGGGCGCGGACATCGGCGTCATCATCTCCCCGCACGCGGGCCTGGTCTTCTCCGGGCCGGTGGCCGCCTACGGCTGGAAGGCCGCGCAGGCCAAGAAGATATCCACGATCGTGATTCTGGCGCCCAGCCACCACATCTCGTCTTCAGGCGCCTCGATCTGGCCGGACGGGGCCTTTTTGACGCCGCTGGGGAGCATCGCGGTCGACGCGGAACTGGCCAAGAAGATCACGGGGGCCGACAAGCGCTTCGGCTTCCGCCGGGACGTCTTCGAAGGGGCTCCGGGCCAAGCCGAGAATTCGGTCGAGACTCAGCTCCCCTTGATCCAGAAGGCATTCCCCGGCGCGAAGATCGTCCCCATCATCGTGGGCTTCCCGCCCGACCTCGATGTCCTGCGCGCCCTCGCCGGGGCGCTGGCCGCGGCCCTCAAGGGGCGCGACGATGTCCTGGTGGACGTGAGCGTGGACCAGTCGCATTTTCATCCCCTGAAAGACGCCCAAGCCATCGACGCGCGCGGGCTCAAGGCGATCGAGGCCATGGATGTCGACCGGTTCTGGGCCGGGCACGAGAAGGGAGAGATGGAAGTGGACGGCTTCCATGTCGTGACGGCCGCGATGCTCTACGCCCGGTTGGCGGGCTACACCAAGGCCAAGGTGCTCAAGCGCGCGACCTCCGCCGATGTCACGGGGGACCCGTCCAGCGTGGTCGGCTACGCCTCGATCATGCTCTACCGGGACAAGAAGGCCGTAGCCGCCGCTTTCCAGGCCGAGAAGGGCGTAGCTCCTTTGAGCGCGTCTCAGAAGTCCCGGCTTCTGGCCATCGCCCGTTCGACCGTCGAGGCTCTCGTGAAGACCGGCCACGCGCCGGAGGTCGCGGAGACCGACAAGCGGCTCAACGCGGAAGAAGGGGCGTTCGTGACCCTCCAGAAGCGGGGCCAGCTGCGGGGCTGCATCGGCAACATCCTGGGCAGCGGCCCTCTATGCAAGACCGTGCGCGCCATGGCCATCGCGGCGGCCTCCGAGGACCCCCGCTTCCCCCCGGTCTCGGCCGATGAGCTCAAAGACATCCACATCGAGGTCTCGGTCCTGTCCAAGCCCCGCGCGGTCAAGAGCGCCGATGAGATCGTCCTGGGCAAGCACGGCGTGATCGTCAGCCGCGGCTTCTCCAACCGCGGCGTGTTCCTGCCGCAGGTGGCCACGGAGACCGGCTGGAGCAAGGAGCGGTTCCTGTCGGAACTGTGCTCGCAGAAGGCGGGCTTGCCCGATGATTGCTGGAAGACGCCGGGCACGACTTTGGAGGTCTTCACCGCGGAGGTGTTCGGGGAGAAAAAATAG
- a CDS encoding cupin domain-containing protein, producing MVRRLRLEPHPEGGFYRETYRAAGRLPDGRCFSTAILFLLPKGCVSRLHRIKSDELWHFHSGGPLIVVELDPRTGRTRSTTLGPGKVQHVVKAGTWFGARLGPGADYALAGCTVAPGFEFRDFELGRRDVLLRRFPRSRRAIERLLPT from the coding sequence TTGGTTCGGCGCCTGCGCCTTGAGCCTCATCCGGAGGGGGGATTCTACCGGGAGACCTATCGGGCGGCGGGGCGTCTGCCAGATGGCCGGTGCTTTTCGACCGCGATCCTGTTCCTTTTGCCGAAGGGCTGCGTCTCCCGCCTGCACCGCATCAAGTCGGATGAGCTTTGGCATTTCCACTCGGGCGGGCCGTTGATCGTGGTGGAACTCGACCCGAGGACGGGCCGGACGCGCTCCACGACTTTGGGGCCGGGCAAGGTCCAGCATGTGGTCAAGGCGGGGACTTGGTTCGGGGCGCGGCTGGGGCCGGGGGCGGACTACGCCTTGGCGGGCTGCACCGTGGCGCCGGGCTTCGAGTTCAGGGATTTCGAGCTGGGGCGCAGGGATGTGCTTCTGCGGCGGTTCCCAAGAAGCCGACGGGCCATTGAACGGCTCCTGCCTACCTGA